One Gadus chalcogrammus isolate NIFS_2021 chromosome 22, NIFS_Gcha_1.0, whole genome shotgun sequence genomic window carries:
- the LOC130376271 gene encoding raftlin-like, producing the protein MGCRLPKLRKAEERQSPGKIYSTLRRPQVETKVGVAYTYHFLDFLLGKEEVAVSSVLCLSSVRELPVQVRELYAQGFVLVALHPFVHPCGPRHARIQRQLHRAVLLRETPQSSEKSQLKWAGHHLETDVCVSGQQAPDPEAIQNYVKKIQDVSDQGVTFVGFLQQPGGGPCFLGPWDPEDLSSLHSSPSPIHRHAFSSGSSPSDPAQPSRDASDPERTPSDRAGTSPEDPGGPTGDPDYDPSCPVPGQNCRPAPEEELRAAVPHDPTHSTTIPQDPHRAHPDKEGAGGPTHICGEVLRASRGLCPLASAETPDPGPPGDHYSPPGAGRRRAECRLADPADTHPGSPLLEPGAPEENGNLGYPEGQDHERVEASLNNNNHVWNTKSSEEKAADPLPPVGAHTLGRTQLFALYNHTGELENSSRFYSLRVPLCIQKEAGLTTEVDAHWLDHMTQHFTSGARLIDGFFHLADDNDSGISSVDSVFIFQSPAEESTATSYDAIVVEQWTVVDGVVVRTDYIPLLQSLAPYGWRLMCVLPTPVVRTNSDGSLSTKQILFLQRPTLQRKRKDFKMLNLRGRSKARKSYSSETPEKERESASPVSESEVDELLGNTREEEEE; encoded by the exons aggtgGCGGTCTCCTCGGTGCTGTGCCTCTCCTCGGTGCGGGAGCTCCCGGTTCAGGTGCGGGAGCTGTACGCCCAGGGCTTCGTCCTGGTGGCCCTGCACCCCTTCGTCCACCCCTGCGGCCCCCGCCACGCCCGCATCCAGCGCCAGCTCCACCGCGCCGTGTTGCTACGGGAGACGCCTCAGAG cTCAGAGAAGAGCCAGCTGAAGTGGGCGGGGCATCACCTGGAAACAGACGTGTGTGTTTCGGGTCAGCAGGCACCCGACCCAGAAGCGATCCAGAACTACGTGAAGAAG ATCCAGGACGTATCCGACCAGGGCGTGACGTTCGTGGGCTTCCTCCAGCAGCCCGGCGGGGGGCCCTGCTTCCTGGGGCCCTGGGACCCCGAGGACCTGTCCTCGCTGCACTctagcccctcccccatccaccGCCACGCCTTCAGCTCCGGCAGCAGCCCCTCGGACCCCGCCCAGCCGTCCCGGGACGCCTCGGACCCCGAGCGCACACCGTCGGACCGGGCCGGGACGAGCCCAGAGGACCCCGGGGGCCCGACGGGCGACCCGGACTACGACCCGTCCTGCCCCGTCCCGGGACAGAACTGTAGGCCCGCCCCGGAGGAGGAGCTCCGCGCGGCCGTCCCCCACGACCCCACCCACTCAACGACGATACCTCAAGACCCCCACCGGGCGCACCCCGACAAGGAGGGCGCCGGGGGGCCGACACACATCTGCGGGGAGGTGCTGAGGGCCTCCAGGGGCCTCTGCCCGCTCGCCTCCGCCGAGACCCCGGACCCCGGCCCTCCAGGGGACCACTACAGCCCCCCCGGggccgggaggaggagagcggagtGCCGGCTAGCGGACCCCGCGGACACACACCCGGGCTCCCCTCTGCtggagcccggggcccccgagGAGAACGGTAACCTGGGTTACCCGGAGGGTCAGGACCACGAGCGCGTGGAGGCCagcctcaacaacaacaaccacgtGTGGAACACCAAGAGCTCGGAGGAGAAGGCTGCGGACCCGCTGCCCCCGGTGGGGGCCCACACGCTGGGAC ggacCCAGCTCTTTGCGCTGTACAACCACACGGGGGAGCTGGAGAACTCGTCCAGGTTCTACTCCCTCAGGGTGCCACTCTGCATACAAAAGGAGGCGGGGCTAACCACCGAGGTCGACGCCCACTGGCTGGACCACATGACCCAGCACTTCACAAGCGGCGCTCGCCTCATCGACGGCTTCTTCCACCTCGCCGACGACAACG acaGCGGGATATCGTCCGTGGACAGTGTGTTCATCTTCCAGAGCCCCGCCGAGGAAAGCACGGCCACCTCCTACGACGCCATCGTGGTGGAACAGTGGACGGTGGTGGAT GGTGTCGTGGTGAGGACGGACTACATCCCCCTGCTCCAATCCCTGGCTCCCTACGGTTGGaggctgatgtgtgtgttgccaaCACCTGTTGTCAGGACAAACAG CGACGGCAGTTTGTCAACCAAGCAGATCCTGTTCCTTCAGAGGCCCACGCTGCAGCGCAAGAGGAAAGACTTCAAG ATGCTGAACCTGCGAGGTCGCAGCAAGGCCCGGAAGAGCTACAGCAGCGAGACGCCCGAGAAGGAGCGGGAGAGCGCCTCCCCCGTCTCAGAGAGCGAGGTGGACGAGCTGCTGGGCAacaccagagaggaggaggaggag
- the LOC130376131 gene encoding oxidoreductase NAD-binding domain-containing protein 1-like: protein MSVPSILRTAARNFLPPGRGSSRLRCRALSSCSNTRKMSSKRQMDHLEKTSKDYRQNAVYPAQVCGIIQESDTVKRLRISVHPDFTFKAGQWVDFFIPGVEKVGGFSMCSCPGLLQREGVIELAVKKALHPPAHWIHTACTVGAHVAMRVGGNFFFDPRPADPPADLLLVAGGVGINPLYSVLLHAAHLARQHHASGGRDYRMGSAHMLYSAKSVQELLFKNTILELSREFPGQFSCDLRVTEPSQDPARDQDILPVTRRGRITEADLRAHVDPQRTLCYLCGPPPMIEAISQSLIDLGLPKDRILFEKWW, encoded by the exons ATGAGCGTCCCATCCATACTAAGAACAGCTGCTCGAAACTTCCTCCCGCCGGGGAGAGGCTCCAGCCGGCTCCGCTGCCGGGCATTGTCTTCCTGCAGCAACACAAG AAAAATGTCTTCCAAAAGACAAATGGACCATCTAGAAAAGACTTCTAAAGACTACAGGCAGAAT GCTGTTTATCCGGCTCAAGTGTGCGGCATCATCCAGGAGTCTGACACCGTGAAGCGCCTGAGAATCTCCGTCCATCCAGACTTCACCTTCAAGGCAGGGCAGTG gGTGGACTTCTTCATCCCCGGCGTGGAGAAGGTAGGGGGTTTCTCCATGTGCTCCTGCCCGGGCCTGCTCCAGAGGGAGGGGGTCATTGAGCTGGCGGTCAAAAAGGCCCTGCACCCCCCAGCCCACTGGATCCACACCGCG TGCACGGTGGGCGCCCACGTCGCCATGCGGGTGGGGGGGAACTTCTTCTTCGACCCGCGGCCCGCCGACCCCCCCGCCgacctgctgctggtggccgGGGGCGTGGGCATCAACCCGCTCTACTCCGTCCTGCTGCACGCCGCCCACCTCGCGCGGCAGCACCACGCCTCCGGGGGGCGGGACTACCGCATGGGCTCCGCCCACATGCTCTACAGCGCCAAGAGTGTGCAGGAGCTGCTGTTCAAG aacacCATCTTGGAGCTGAGCCGAGAGTTCCCCGGCCAGTTCTCCTGTGACCTGCGCGTCACAGAGCCCTCCCAGGACCCCGCCCGGGACCAGGACATCCTGCCCGTCACCCGCC GTGGGAGGATCACGGAGGCGGACCTGCGGGCTCACGTGGACCCCCAGAGGACCCTGTGCTACCTCTGCGGACCCCCGCCAATGATCGAAGCCATCTCCCAGTCCCTCATAGACCTGGGCCTGCCCAAGGACCGGATCCTCTTTGAGAAGTGGTGGTAG